The following proteins are co-located in the Noviherbaspirillum sp. UKPF54 genome:
- a CDS encoding dienelactone hydrolase family protein, with the protein MHIEQVTIDADSIALDGVLWLPENHIGVVLFASCGGGNRVKPPTDYVASVLRAARLGTLWMELLTSAERSMRGTVADIGKLAGRMQAACEWLRQHQATRGSPIGLFGASHAAAAAMQLAAGQGARIAAVVSRGGRTDLMEPATLTRIVAPTLLIVGSLDDGVIAQNRTAYAALHCRKRFEIIPGGTHSFDEPGSLEVIARLARGWFLRYASTAERHL; encoded by the coding sequence TGCCCTGGATGGCGTGTTGTGGCTGCCGGAAAACCACATCGGCGTGGTCCTGTTTGCCAGCTGCGGCGGCGGCAATCGCGTCAAGCCGCCCACCGACTATGTCGCCAGCGTATTGCGCGCCGCCCGCCTCGGCACCCTGTGGATGGAGCTGCTCACATCTGCGGAAAGGAGCATGCGCGGCACGGTGGCCGATATCGGCAAGCTGGCCGGGCGCATGCAGGCCGCCTGCGAGTGGCTGCGGCAACACCAGGCCACGCGCGGTTCGCCGATCGGCCTGTTCGGCGCGAGTCATGCCGCCGCCGCCGCCATGCAGCTGGCAGCCGGTCAGGGCGCGCGCATCGCGGCCGTCGTGTCGCGCGGCGGCCGCACCGACCTCATGGAACCGGCCACGCTCACGCGGATCGTCGCGCCGACGCTGCTGATCGTCGGCAGCCTCGACGACGGCGTGATCGCGCAGAACCGGACAGCCTATGCGGCGCTGCACTGCCGCAAGCGCTTCGAGATCATCCCCGGCGGCACGCATTCGTTCGACGAGCCGGGCAGCCTGGAAGTGATCGCCCGCCTGGCGCGCGGCTGGTTCCTGCGCTATGCCAGCACCGCCGAGCGCCACCTGTAG